In the Sarcophilus harrisii chromosome 3, mSarHar1.11, whole genome shotgun sequence genome, one interval contains:
- the LOC100925861 gene encoding major histocompatibility complex class I-related gene protein isoform X2: MTPEKNASYSLLFLFILWPLANAQSHILQYNVFVTVIDGELLFSVLGYLNDELFFYYDSKSQTPEPRGIWLDSIMKTDTWKTENSNVKEIIKAFRIIMGKVMEQSDQNTDSHTFQEILGCELHKDGSIRGFLRFGYDGEDFLIFHSETLTWEAVHPAARSLENAFEAEPVETKIQKAKLEGDYCAGLQGYLEVWKEEKPVFPSLNLTQSKNPKEIITLKCRVYNFFPGDIKIMWYRNGDTLSQRDQEGGIILPSGDGTYQTWVSTDVYSEKSNYTCHGEHQGRNQSTSISLGPVSEANRKYGIPPALFFGVFVAAVHMV; encoded by the exons ATGACACCAGAAAAAAATGCGTCCTACAGCCTTCTATTTCTGTTCATCCTGTGGCCTTTGGCTAATGCCC aaTCTCATATTCTTCAATACAATGTATTTGTCACAGTCATAGATGGAGAACTCTTATTTTCGGTCCTTGGCTACCTAAATGatgaattattcttttattatgaTAGTAAAAGCCAGACACCTGAACCTCGAGGCATTTGGTTAGATAGCATTATGAAAACAGACACGTGGAAGACAGAGAACAGCAATgtgaaagagattataaaggctTTCAGGATTATTATGGGCAAAGTTATGGAGCAGAGCGACCAAAACACAG ATTCTCACACCTTCCAGGAAATACTTGGCTGTGAACTCCATAAAGATGGGAGCATCAGAGGATTTTTGAGATTTGGTTATGATGGAGAGGACTTCCTTATCTTCCACTCTGAGACCCTCACCTGGGAGGCAGTCCACCCTGCTGCTAGAAGTCTGGAGAATGCCTTTGAGGCAGAGCCAGTAGAAACAAAGATACAAAAAGCAAAGTTGGAAGGAGACTATTGTGCTGGACTTCAGGGGTACCTGGAAGTTTGGAAGGAGGAAAAACCAG TGTTCCCTTCACTGAATCTGACTCAAAGCAAGAATCCAAAAGAGATTATCACTCTGAAGTGTCGAGTTTACAACTTTTTCCCTGGGGACATCAAGATAATGTGGTATAGGAATGGCGATACATTGAGCCAAAGGGACCAGGAAGGAGGTATCATTCTACCTAGTGGAGATGGTACCTACCAAACCTGGGTGTCTACAGATGTCTACTCTGAAAAGTCAAATTATACTTGCCATGGGGAACATCAAGGAAGGAACCAAAGCACCTCTATATCCTTGG GTCCTGTTTCAGAAGCAAACCGGAAATATGGGATCCCTCCTGCTCtgttttttggtgtttttgttgctgctgtgcatatggtatag
- the LOC100925861 gene encoding major histocompatibility complex class I-related gene protein isoform X3: protein MAPEKQNKNLSDSLLFLFLLGSLANAQSHILQYNVFVTVIDGELLFSVLGYLNDELFFYYDSKSQTPEPRGIWLDSIMKTDTWKTENSNVKEIIKAFRIIMGKVMEQSDQNTDSHTFQEILGCELHKDGSIRGFLRFGYDGEDFLIFHSETLTWEAVHPAARSLENAFEAEPVETKIQKAKLEGDYCAGLQGYLEVWKEEKPVFPSLNLTQSKNPKEIITLKCRVYNFFPGDIKIMWYRNGDTLSQRDQEGGIILPSGDGTYQTWVSTDVYSEKSNYTCHGEHQGRNQSTSISLVKTLELSQSQFPLVVRKMLCPP from the exons ATGgcaccagaaaaacaaaacaaaaacctgtcGGACAgccttctatttctcttcctcctggGGTCTTTGGCTAATGCCC aaTCTCATATTCTTCAATACAATGTATTTGTCACAGTCATAGATGGAGAACTCTTATTTTCGGTCCTTGGCTACCTAAATGatgaattattcttttattatgaTAGTAAAAGCCAGACACCTGAACCTCGAGGCATTTGGTTAGATAGCATTATGAAAACAGACACGTGGAAGACAGAGAACAGCAATgtgaaagagattataaaggctTTCAGGATTATTATGGGCAAAGTTATGGAGCAGAGCGACCAAAACACAG ATTCTCACACCTTCCAGGAAATACTTGGCTGTGAACTCCATAAAGATGGGAGCATCAGAGGATTTTTGAGATTTGGTTATGATGGAGAGGACTTCCTTATCTTCCACTCTGAGACCCTCACCTGGGAGGCAGTCCACCCTGCTGCTAGAAGTCTGGAGAATGCCTTTGAGGCAGAGCCAGTAGAAACAAAGATACAAAAAGCAAAGTTGGAAGGAGACTATTGTGCTGGACTTCAGGGGTACCTGGAAGTTTGGAAGGAGGAAAAACCAG TGTTCCCTTCACTGAATCTGACTCAAAGCAAGAATCCAAAAGAGATTATCACTCTGAAGTGTCGAGTTTACAACTTTTTCCCTGGGGACATCAAGATAATGTGGTATAGGAATGGCGATACATTGAGCCAAAGGGACCAGGAAGGAGGTATCATTCTACCTAGTGGAGATGGTACCTACCAAACCTGGGTGTCTACAGATGTCTACTCTGAAAAGTCAAATTATACTTGCCATGGGGAACATCAAGGAAGGAACCAAAGCACCTCTATATCCTTGG TCAAAACCCTTGAACTGTCTCAGTCTCAGTTCCCACTggttgtgaggaaaatgctttgccCACCTTAA
- the LOC100925861 gene encoding major histocompatibility complex class I-related gene protein isoform X1, whose product MAPEKQNKNLSDSLLFLFLLGSLANAQSHILQYNVFVTVIDGELLFSVLGYLNDELFFYYDSKSQTPEPRGIWLDSIMKTDTWKTENSNVKEIIKAFRIIMGKVMEQSDQNTDSHTFQEILGCELHKDGSIRGFLRFGYDGEDFLIFHSETLTWEAVHPAARSLENAFEAEPVETKIQKAKLEGDYCAGLQGYLEVWKEEKPVFPSLNLTQSKNPKEIITLKCRVYNFFPGDIKIMWYRNGDTLSQRDQEGGIILPSGDGTYQTWVSTDVYSEKSNYTCHGEHQGRNQSTSISLGPVSEANRKYGIPPALFFGVFVAAVHMV is encoded by the exons ATGgcaccagaaaaacaaaacaaaaacctgtcGGACAgccttctatttctcttcctcctggGGTCTTTGGCTAATGCCC aaTCTCATATTCTTCAATACAATGTATTTGTCACAGTCATAGATGGAGAACTCTTATTTTCGGTCCTTGGCTACCTAAATGatgaattattcttttattatgaTAGTAAAAGCCAGACACCTGAACCTCGAGGCATTTGGTTAGATAGCATTATGAAAACAGACACGTGGAAGACAGAGAACAGCAATgtgaaagagattataaaggctTTCAGGATTATTATGGGCAAAGTTATGGAGCAGAGCGACCAAAACACAG ATTCTCACACCTTCCAGGAAATACTTGGCTGTGAACTCCATAAAGATGGGAGCATCAGAGGATTTTTGAGATTTGGTTATGATGGAGAGGACTTCCTTATCTTCCACTCTGAGACCCTCACCTGGGAGGCAGTCCACCCTGCTGCTAGAAGTCTGGAGAATGCCTTTGAGGCAGAGCCAGTAGAAACAAAGATACAAAAAGCAAAGTTGGAAGGAGACTATTGTGCTGGACTTCAGGGGTACCTGGAAGTTTGGAAGGAGGAAAAACCAG TGTTCCCTTCACTGAATCTGACTCAAAGCAAGAATCCAAAAGAGATTATCACTCTGAAGTGTCGAGTTTACAACTTTTTCCCTGGGGACATCAAGATAATGTGGTATAGGAATGGCGATACATTGAGCCAAAGGGACCAGGAAGGAGGTATCATTCTACCTAGTGGAGATGGTACCTACCAAACCTGGGTGTCTACAGATGTCTACTCTGAAAAGTCAAATTATACTTGCCATGGGGAACATCAAGGAAGGAACCAAAGCACCTCTATATCCTTGG GTCCTGTTTCAGAAGCAAACCGGAAATATGGGATCCCTCCTGCTCtgttttttggtgtttttgttgctgctgtgcatatggtatag
- the LOC100925861 gene encoding major histocompatibility complex class I-related gene protein isoform X4, with amino-acid sequence MELVKEDFLAYRDCPDPESHILQYNVFVTVIDGELLFSVLGYLNDELFFYYDSKSQTPEPRGIWLDSIMKTDTWKTENSNVKEIIKAFRIIMGKVMEQSDQNTDSHTFQEILGCELHKDGSIRGFLRFGYDGEDFLIFHSETLTWEAVHPAARSLENAFEAEPVETKIQKAKLEGDYCAGLQGYLEVWKEEKPVFPSLNLTQSKNPKEIITLKCRVYNFFPGDIKIMWYRNGDTLSQRDQEGGIILPSGDGTYQTWVSTDVYSEKSNYTCHGEHQGRNQSTSISLGPVSEANRKYGIPPALFFGVFVAAVHMV; translated from the exons aaTCTCATATTCTTCAATACAATGTATTTGTCACAGTCATAGATGGAGAACTCTTATTTTCGGTCCTTGGCTACCTAAATGatgaattattcttttattatgaTAGTAAAAGCCAGACACCTGAACCTCGAGGCATTTGGTTAGATAGCATTATGAAAACAGACACGTGGAAGACAGAGAACAGCAATgtgaaagagattataaaggctTTCAGGATTATTATGGGCAAAGTTATGGAGCAGAGCGACCAAAACACAG ATTCTCACACCTTCCAGGAAATACTTGGCTGTGAACTCCATAAAGATGGGAGCATCAGAGGATTTTTGAGATTTGGTTATGATGGAGAGGACTTCCTTATCTTCCACTCTGAGACCCTCACCTGGGAGGCAGTCCACCCTGCTGCTAGAAGTCTGGAGAATGCCTTTGAGGCAGAGCCAGTAGAAACAAAGATACAAAAAGCAAAGTTGGAAGGAGACTATTGTGCTGGACTTCAGGGGTACCTGGAAGTTTGGAAGGAGGAAAAACCAG TGTTCCCTTCACTGAATCTGACTCAAAGCAAGAATCCAAAAGAGATTATCACTCTGAAGTGTCGAGTTTACAACTTTTTCCCTGGGGACATCAAGATAATGTGGTATAGGAATGGCGATACATTGAGCCAAAGGGACCAGGAAGGAGGTATCATTCTACCTAGTGGAGATGGTACCTACCAAACCTGGGTGTCTACAGATGTCTACTCTGAAAAGTCAAATTATACTTGCCATGGGGAACATCAAGGAAGGAACCAAAGCACCTCTATATCCTTGG GTCCTGTTTCAGAAGCAAACCGGAAATATGGGATCCCTCCTGCTCtgttttttggtgtttttgttgctgctgtgcatatggtatag